The genome window GACAAGCATCTGGTGGATGCGCTGGGCCACCTCAATATGTGGCGCCACAAGCTGCAGAAACGTGCCGATTTCCACATGTTCGATCTGATCTCAGTGCTTGAGCACAGCGATAAGACGCAAACACGGGAACTGCCGGCGCAGAAGATCTTTGAGGTGATGCACAAGATGCATCTGTACATTGACATACACAAGATGCGTGTAATTCTTTCGCTGTTTCACATGCTCATCGACGAGGGCTGCGCCACGGAGCGCGTGAACTACGATGACTTCTGTCGTCTGCTCAATATTCAGCATCCATTGCCCACCATGGGCAATATCTTCACCATGCCGCCGAATGTCTACAACAAGGACACAACATATCGCCTGCTTTGTTCCGATCTCAGCAAGGAGCCCGTCAAGGCGGCACCAATGCGTCCGCGACGTCCAAAACAACTCGACGATGATGGCACCCATGTAAAAGATCTGCTGTCACCAGACATCTCCACTTTATACGGCTTGGCGCCAAGCGATTTCCAATTTTTGCGACCGCGTgatcagctgcagctgatcTTCAAGGATATTGTGAATACCGAGGACTTTGAGTCCATTTGGCACCAACTCACGCAGGCGCACAACGAACAGCATGGACAGTTCTCTGTGCAGCAGTTCCGCGACGTCATGGACAACTTGGAGCCAGCTACTCAAGTTCAAGCTGTTAATGCTTAGAGCAAGAAAGTTAtcacttaaatttaaagttagcTCTGTGAAacgaataaaatatatgaattttgttgcgtatacgccccatataaaatcaggaattGTTTGTTTTAGGAAATTCTCTGGCGGAAAATGTCGCGTTCGACAGTACTTAAGGAATAATCAGAGAATGGAGAGTGCTtacagtaaataaatatattaattaagttggcaagaTATTCGATTAGCGAACTAGAaactcttttttgttttatttttattaatctaAAAagttaattcattttattatgaattaaaaaaatgattatgTATACGTCCCATATAATGTCAGAATTTTGTTATAGATACCACGATGATCGAATAGCAAGAACTAACAGatcatttttagttttaatattaCTATTATGTTAAGTGCTAAGGCAATAATCTGAGAACAGTGAGTGATTACAGTTTGCTTAcgttttattattatggtaACGGCctaaaatgtatgtatttagatgttgcgtatacgcaacgtgcGATTACAAGTCTGTGTACTGGAAATGCattacattttcttattattattgatatataAGTTAGGAATTAgagtacatatattttataagatTAAGTCATTTTCTTGCCATCAGGATCTAGCTTTTATTTGTCTTTGGGACGAATAAGCATCTGAACTCGCCTAAGTGCCATAAAATCATGCCAGTAGGCGCTTGTGCCATTCCTTACGCTTTTATCAAGAATTCTGCCAGTGAAATGACTAAACAACAATATTGTTAATATATCACATAATTCATTATAATGCACAGATCTGAGCTTACCATTTGGCACAGGCTTTATACCACCAGCCAGCTTTGTAGTCGACAGCACAGTTTCCTTTGGGCCAAATATCATTCTCTCGATCGAATGTCGAGAACTTTTGGTGCTCATGATAACGCAGCTCATCGATTGGCACATTCCCCGAGAATGCGCCCAAGCTGGTCAGCGCGTAGCCATCGTCCTCACCAGATATAGCAAAGTGATCGTATCGCGCGTATTTAATGGAACCATCAAAGCcttccatatacatataaagtTCGAATTGCTGCGAACTTGTTAGTCTATAAATCTTTTCTAAGCCGAGGAAAAAGTCACCATCTAATAAGCCGAAACCATCGCGATACGATGCCCAATCTCGATAGAAGTTCTCTTTGCCATCGAAACGACGTTGTATAACCATCCAACCGGGTCCAGCTGCTTTACTATCGCACAGAGCATCGAATGAGAGGAGAGAGTTAATCCCGGGCACTTCAATGCGATGAATGCCCGCAGCTTGACCGAAGCGAACACAACTATTGGGCGCAAGTAAGTCAATCAGAATCTCTTTTTCACTAATGTTTGATTGACATGCCTGTAAATCAATATTTCTCCTTGACAATTCGTTATTACATTCAGCAAGTGCTTTGCCTAATGCATTAAATCTATTTTCACATGTTTCACACTTTGAAATTGAAGTTAAGCCGTCAATTGTTCTTTGAAGATAATTGTTATTTTGACGCAGATCTGCAATCTGTGATCGCAATTCCCTAATAGTTACTGCATTGATATCTAGTTGAAGCAACTTCTCTTTCtgttcttttatttctttatctTTCAATTCACTTTTATCGATATCATCTGTTATTTGTTGCACATATCTGAAGAAAGGTTTGACTACGCTGTAAGTATACGCTCCACATTGCTTATCCAGCTCGttatttatttcacaattCTGTTGAggataaaatatttatttactttcatttgtacacatttgtaaacaatttttacCTCATATTGAGCTGAGGAAGATGCaatacataaaattaataatgagGAAGCACACTTTATAAAGcttttcatattaatttaaagtacTGCAATCAAACCCGGTGAAAAATAGACTGAACATAGGATTTCAATCGCAGCAAagctttgctttattttatgctTAACTGATACTGCAGATTATTTTTAGCTCAAGTAGCCCGAATCAGCAATAAGGTCAGCACACtgtgcgtatacgtgataaGATGTTTATATGAATTACGTTGTGGGGTGAATGAGCTTGTGCATTTGAGAATTATTTAATGGCTAAGTTATCATTTACTACTACCTACTTTTGATAAGctcgataaaaaaaatatcttaaTGAAAGTCGTTGAAGGCGCTCAACTTGATCAACTTCTTTAATAACATTCAagattttttatacccgctacccatagggtagaagggtataataactttgtgccggccgAGGCtcctagccatgtccgtctgtgtgtctgtccgtccgtccgtataaaACACTgcatctcagagactataagagatagagctataatttttattcgacagcatttgtttgcacgcagtttgtttcaaattttgccacgcccacttccgcccccgcaaattaaaaaaatcgaataacaagcgtaattttaaaactagagaattttggtatatacaataattactatagtagttatgattcctgaaaatttggttgcgatcagataaaaattatggaagttattaaagaaatacttttgtatgggcagaAACTCCTAattactagggctcttagttgctttggccgataATCTGGTgcattgtgccgtctatggtatattttgaatggtgtactatatcgatataccaaacataccatttggtatattttcagttttttttagtattttcggtatattttgaaaataataccgcaatattttgcctttatgaaaatgggtagcgcgtatctcacaatcgagcacactcgacttgtTTTACATTAACAATAAGTAATgtcaaacaaaatttcaatattgtaGCCTTCAATGCTAAGGTATTTTCTATGAAAATAATCGTATCAACTAAAAAAGCAACtcttatgaaataaaattcttttttatattctataaatttacattagttgcattataaatataattaatgagCCGAAAATTCAGTCGAACTTATATACAGGAATTGGAATTTTTCacattcacttttttttactatCTTTTCCCTTCTTTCCGGCGGTGGCTTTCTTGATAAGGGCATCCGTTGAAAAGGATTTGGGTCGCTCAATTGGCAAACCAAGAGCACGATCCCAGATGAGCGACGCCAGGACACCAAGTGCCCGAGAGACGCCGAACAGAACCGTGTAATAGTTCATCTCCTTCATGCCGTAATACTGCAGCAGGACACCCGAATGGGCATCAACATTGGGCCAGGGATTCTTCACCTTGCCAAGCTCGGTGAGAATGGGTGGCACCACCTTGTACAGCTGCGAGACGAGCTTGAACAACGGATCGTCGGGCAGATGCTTCTGGGCAAACTCCCGCTGGCAGGTGTAGCGAGGATCGGTTTTCCGGAGCACCGCATGTCCATAACCGGGCACCACTTGTCCCGACTTTAGCGTCTTCCAAATGTAATCCTGCAGTTGTTTTTCCGAGGGCTCCTTGCCAGTCTCCTTTTGCAGTTTCTGCACCCAAATCAACACCTCCTGATTGGCCAAACCATGCAATGGACCCGCAAGTCCAAGCATGCCAGCCGCAAACGATAAATAAGGATCACTCAATGCTGATCCCACCAAATGTGTGGTGTGCGCAGAGACATTGCCACCCTCGTGATCGCTGTGAATGGTCAGATAGAGACGCATCAGTTCCGTAAATTGAGGATCGTCGTAGGTCAGCATTTTCGTCAGATTCGCCGACCAATCCAGCTTGGAGTCCACCTTATCGGGTCCCTTGCCCTCGCGATACAGATTGCGATAGATGGCAGCCGCAACCAGCGGCAGCTTGGCAATCAGATCCATGCAATCCTCGTAGCAATACAGCCAGTACTTGGTCTTGTGGACTCCCTTGGAATACGCCTTCGCAAATTTACTGTCATGATTCAGAGCTGTgattgcagcagcaaattgCGACATAGGATGCAGAGTCCTGGGCATGTTCTTTAACATTTTGGTAACATGATCGGGCAGCTTGCCACGATCGGCCCATTCGCAAGACAATTGCTGCACCTGTCCCTTGGTGGGCACATCGCCAGTCATCATCAGCCAGAAGAGACCCTCGGGCAGCGGTTCACAGCCGTTCTCGGCAGCGGGCAATTGCTCCTGACACTCTGGAATGGATAGACCACGGAAGCGAATTCCCTCCTCGGGATCCAGCACAGATGTCTCAGTGATCAACGCATTAATGCCTCGCATGCCGCCGTACATCATATTGATGGTCACTTCACCCATCTTGAATTCGCCGTGCTCCTTGCGAAACTTCTTGATGCGCTCCTGCTCTTCGCTAATCTTGCACTCCATCACCTCGAGCAGCGTCACATCGCTGGCCATGGCGCGCACAGCGCACTTAAGAACCTGAACATTCTGGGCCACAGCTAATCTACGGACAGATCTTAAACTAAACGgcataattttttgtatatacacaaaaaaaaaaaaattgagaaaaatttagaatgttCACTGTGGACCGAAAATACAGAACTGAAAACCGAGCTCTCTGAACTTTTTAAGTAGCAAAGTGCAAAGCACACTTTGTGATAAGATTTGTTCATCCTTTGAACGTCGATGACCCATTCTACGAGTTATTATACAAGAAGGGGTATTATCAGACCGTAAATATCGCTGTGATCTTTTAGTAATGAGAAAGgatttttataattctttaataaCCTTTTTTGAAATATCGCCCacctttttttcttaattgtttatttattgattaatattatttgaaaacgTAGacttaaaatgattttttcaGTGGTATaaaataactaattaaattagaatatgggtaattccaaaACGGAAGTTGTCCCGTTCGAGActctttacattgaaaataacataaactgaaacaattttgaaaataagaaaagtttatttttatagctctagataagtTCTTTAATTAGCTAAGAATAGTTTTGGAATTTtcgttctgttttgttttctgttgtgataattgcaaaaattaaccaattcgtacgcaaaaccaaaaaatgaacgaaattatatattttatcggaAAACAGatcaagttcctaaaatcaatcttagctctatatatagtgcttatctagagctttaagaataaaattcagttatttttaaaattgtttcagtttatgttattttcactgtaaaaagtctcgcacgggagaaatttcgccatggaattacccatatactTATTTTTACCTTAAATTTACCTTTTCTTTTAAACTCAAAGTACTCTTGGAACTGAAAGCTGATACGTAGAAAGatattcttgttttttattttaccagATTTAAAACAAGACATATAGAGTGTATACTAAAGATCAGTTTAGAATAACTCAATAGCTTTGTGATAGACAACCACATCAAATTGAGAGCTTGTCAGCAAATGAGCTATGCAATCCATCTCTTCGCTAGCAGCCCAAGTACAACCTGAGCTCTTTTCGTCCGTAAACCAAGAATGAATCTCTATAAGCAACTGAAGTTTTAAACCTTCAACAGTGCCTCGAGGAAGCAGCAAATGATGAGGAAATGAACAGTCTCTAGAAACGTCGTCATCCAATGGCTGCTTTGCCTCATACATATCACTGAGTGTGTGCAACGTTGGAGCAGTGGCAAAGTGACGTTCGAATTGATTGTCACCAGTTGTCAAGAAGCTGACAAAACTGTCGAGCAGCAACCTAGGCGAATTCTTGTTTCCTGTGGGCAGCAGATAACTTTTGATCAAAACTTTTTTTGGAGTCGGTGCAAAGATGTGATAGCTGATGTTGAAGGACTTGTGATTCAAACGCATGTGACGTGCCACAAGGCGACGCCGCAGCAAACGCAGATTATTGCGTTGTgtttgcagcagctgctggtcCATTAAATTGATTAGATCGCTATCCACCAACTGATCAAAGGTTTCCAAGTGTCCCACGAGAATGTGTCTCAAGTGCaactgttgcttttgctgcttgtgATGTTGCTGCAATGGCTGTTTGTTGGAAAATCGTTGCTCGTAGCCAGTAATTAGTTGTgccagttgcagcagcagtacACGATAAAAGGGATCCCTCAAATTGGAGGTAGCCATGCCCAGCAGATTGGGCTGCAAGCGATCACCATTGATGGCCTGACTCAGTTGTCTGAAGAGCTGCCAGTAACGTGAGGCGATCACGCGACCCACTGTGCACATTGTTTGCATTTCATGCTCATCTTTTAGCTCTTTATCAATTTGATTGCGGAGCTCTTCGATCGATTCGTTTATCAGCTGCAACACGGCATCGGCATTGAGGCCTGTGCTTGCTTTGTATGGCACTCCTCCGGTCGTCAGCAGCGTGGACTCAATGAATTGCAGGGAACTTGTGCCATTTTGGGCCAACTGCTCGAGCTGCAAAAGAGCGGCGAACTGTCTGATGTTGTGCATTAGCAGCAGATAATCTTGGGGTCTGGTTGGATTCCCACTCAGCCTGCGTTCATCACGCTCATCGTGCAATGCCATTAAACGATCGCCGTCTACTATAGCTGAACCCTGATCTGCAATAATGAGTCGACTGATAAGTCTATTCCAATAACCATTCAGCTCCACATCCAAGCTAATCAGTGTCGTGCGAGATTTCTTCGCTTGGATGACCATTAGAGAGGTGGGCATCCATTCTACTTGATGTGGATTCCATGGCCTCAAGGATTTGGGATAGAGAATTCCAGCGATTGTCTCTTGCCAGCTGCGTTTGCGACTGATTGTTGGCACTGGCGCCAACTGCTGCCAATAGACGAGTTGTGCTTCAAGGATGATCTCTTTATCGAAGTACAGCTGTGGCAGCACCTCATGCATGGCAGGCAACCTGAGATCCCCACAATCTTCCCTATCGTCCACTGCCATCTGGAGTGCGTTCACAAAGAGCACGGGATGAAAGTGAATGCGGGCGAAGCAAGCGTTGCGTTGAAAGATTTTCCAATTCTTAGCGAGCACCAGAAAACGATAAACGCCCAGCAGTTGATGGGGCAGCTCCTGCTGCACCTGACTGTAGATGCCATACGGACGCAATATGCGATGCTGATGAACTGCATCCATAAACTCCAACAGCAATGGCCAAGTGCCCTGGGAAATATAAACACCTATGAGACTCCATCGAATGACATTTTAGTTCACTCACTGTTTCATAATCCTCTGGATTTTCATTGAGCTCATGACCCATTTCAATCAGTTCCTGTTGCAATAGCGGCTTGTGTACCTGCAGCATAAGGTCCAGCAGAAAACGCTGTCTCAACGCCCAAGGTGATATCTCCACATCTTCACTAGATTCATCTGGCCTCCAGCGTGAGACAAATGCCCAACCGTTGACGCAGCATGTTAAGCTTAAAGTTCCAAGAAGCACAACTGATGCATCAagcattttgatttaaatgaaCTCTGATTGCATACAACGTCTGGCTGATCTCATGATTTTTCAGAGTATTCTACATATTCAAAGATTGGCATgcattatacatatgtacatatgccgCAGACGTATCTCTCtcaaatattatctgaaaTAACCAGGGATTGGAAGTCTACGATTGGCACAGCCgagaaaatactttaatgtGCTGAGATTATTTGtaattcatttttcaatattaattttcagttaaaaaagctacaatcgagtgcGCTCGATCTAAGTGGGATAAAATCTAAAatcaaatatgccaaaaactATACttcgtatatcgatatactactacattcaaaatatactatagaatacCAAAGCATCCGcctatttcaaatgttttgatttaaggtaattttatttagttataaataaaacaaaaacctcttaaaaaatgtatattttattttgcttgtataaaccaaaaaaataaaatattttacaatgcCAAAAACATAAACATCTTCTATAGAAAATAGAATTTTTAGTTGATCAGATTTAACTAGCCAATCTGTTCTCTACATTAACTTAAATTAGTCTCTAGAGCTATGCCAATGTGGCTCGCTTGGCCACAAAATCCCTGGAGCCCTTCTCCTTGTTCGTAAAGCGTGCGTacctttaaaatataaaagtaaattacattaaatatacatCTAAAGATGGTTAATAAGTATTAAAACTTACGTTTTCTTATACTTGGCCACATCGGCAGTGCTCAACGATGGGCGGGTCGTTTGGAAGGATTCGATGAGATGTTTTTGCTTCACTAAAATTTTCTTTGGCAATTTCTGTCGAGTGGAATGTAAAAGACATTTGATTAAATTGCTTGCCTGCTATTATGAATGTATTCGAATGACATGTTTATTAATGAGTATTTTGGGGTTTTGATTCGATGCTCGATGAAAGTGTCTTGTTAAAGCCATAGACATAGATATACACTTAtgctaattaattaaacttataGGTATATTGATATCTAAGGGGTGAAGTCTCTCGGAATGTTTCTGTTTCGGAGCCTTCGCCCTCATCGTCTGAGGACGGCGGCGTCTCCAACATTGGCATCGATAGATCCAAATAGGCATCGTTCGGATTACTGCTATACTGCTGCAGTATGCCATCGAAACTCTCGACCAGCTCGGCGAATGTTGGCCTCACTGATGACTCAAAGTTCCAGCACTGTCGCATCACCAAATAGATGTTGAGTGTGCACATTGCTGGCTTCTCCATGCGCTGTCCAGTGATTAGATAACTGTACAGTTCCTCTGCTGACATTATATTCGGATAAGGCTGTTCGCCATAGGTCATTATCTCCCATAAGAGCACACCGTAGCTCCAGACATCGGTCTGCGAGTCGTAGAACTTTTCCTGCAGTGATTCAGGTGCCATCCATTTGATGGGCAAACGTCCATTGGTGTTTTTGCGATAGTAATCCGTATCCTGTATATCTCTGGCCAATCCAAAGTCAGCTATTTTCATCACATAGTTGTCACTAACTAGCACATTACGCGCTGCCAAATCTCGATGAATGCACTGTAAAAtgattcaaataataaatcaacTAGTCTTCAAATTTTCTTGTTTCGGATCACAGTCGTTTCTCGAGGAGTTTTACCCTTCTAAATGACTATAACTCTCTAAACTTTTTCAGTTCGTC of Drosophila nasuta strain 15112-1781.00 chromosome 3, ASM2355853v1, whole genome shotgun sequence contains these proteins:
- the LOC132790750 gene encoding probable citrate synthase, mitochondrial; amino-acid sequence: MPFSLRSVRRLAVAQNVQVLKCAVRAMASDVTLLEVMECKISEEQERIKKFRKEHGEFKMGEVTINMMYGGMRGINALITETSVLDPEEGIRFRGLSIPECQEQLPAAENGCEPLPEGLFWLMMTGDVPTKGQVQQLSCEWADRGKLPDHVTKMLKNMPRTLHPMSQFAAAITALNHDSKFAKAYSKGVHKTKYWLYCYEDCMDLIAKLPLVAAAIYRNLYREGKGPDKVDSKLDWSANLTKMLTYDDPQFTELMRLYLTIHSDHEGGNVSAHTTHLVGSALSDPYLSFAAGMLGLAGPLHGLANQEVLIWVQKLQKETGKEPSEKQLQDYIWKTLKSGQVVPGYGHAVLRKTDPRYTCQREFAQKHLPDDPLFKLVSQLYKVVPPILTELGKVKNPWPNVDAHSGVLLQYYGMKEMNYYTVLFGVSRALGVLASLIWDRALGLPIERPKSFSTDALIKKATAGKKGKDSKKK
- the LOC132788192 gene encoding fat-body protein 1, with the protein product MLDASVVLLGTLSLTCCVNGWAFVSRWRPDESSEDVEISPWALRQRFLLDLMLQVHKPLLQQELIEMGHELNENPEDYETGTWPLLLEFMDAVHQHRILRPYGIYSQVQQELPHQLLGVYRFLVLAKNWKIFQRNACFARIHFHPVLFVNALQMAVDDREDCGDLRLPAMHEVLPQLYFDKEIILEAQLVYWQQLAPVPTISRKRSWQETIAGILYPKSLRPWNPHQVEWMPTSLMVIQAKKSRTTLISLDVELNGYWNRLISRLIIADQGSAIVDGDRLMALHDERDERRLSGNPTRPQDYLLLMHNIRQFAALLQLEQLAQNGTSSLQFIESTLLTTGGVPYKASTGLNADAVLQLINESIEELRNQIDKELKDEHEMQTMCTVGRVIASRYWQLFRQLSQAINGDRLQPNLLGMATSNLRDPFYRVLLLQLAQLITGYEQRFSNKQPLQQHHKQQKQQLHLRHILVGHLETFDQLVDSDLINLMDQQLLQTQRNNLRLLRRRLVARHMRLNHKSFNISYHIFAPTPKKVLIKSYLLPTGNKNSPRLLLDSFVSFLTTGDNQFERHFATAPTLHTLSDMYEAKQPLDDDVSRDCSFPHHLLLPRGTVEGLKLQLLIEIHSWFTDEKSSGCTWAASEEMDCIAHLLTSSQFDVVVYHKAIELF
- the LOC132790835 gene encoding microfibril-associated glycoprotein 4-like: MKSFIKCASSLLILCIASSSAQYENCEINNELDKQCGAYTYSVVKPFFRYVQQITDDIDKSELKDKEIKEQKEKLLQLDINAVTIRELRSQIADLRQNNNYLQRTIDGLTSISKCETCENRFNALGKALAECNNELSRRNIDLQACQSNISEKEILIDLLAPNSCVRFGQAAGIHRIEVPGINSLLSFDALCDSKAAGPGWMVIQRRFDGKENFYRDWASYRDGFGLLDGDFFLGLEKIYRLTSSQQFELYMYMEGFDGSIKYARYDHFAISGEDDGYALTSLGAFSGNVPIDELRYHEHQKFSTFDRENDIWPKGNCAVDYKAGWWYKACAKCHFTGRILDKSVRNGTSAYWHDFMALRRVQMLIRPKDK